In a single window of the Phycisphaerae bacterium genome:
- a CDS encoding RNA polymerase sigma factor: MPDDPRSTMAAAPAADDVARATDNAQRGPVTFAQLVAQQQDRITALVWRLLGWRRADVQDVVQDVFLTAFKNLAKFRGQARPATWLYRIAVNQCRRQRRRRFLRLRFWSATEALPARSSGPTADAEMRARVRRSIADLPRHYREVIVLRYLEGLTTPEIAVIVGRSPNVVDVRLNRARAALRATLGPLVQE, encoded by the coding sequence ATGCCGGATGACCCGCGCAGCACGATGGCGGCAGCGCCCGCCGCGGACGACGTGGCCCGCGCGACCGACAATGCGCAGCGCGGACCGGTGACTTTCGCGCAACTCGTTGCGCAGCAGCAGGATCGAATCACAGCCCTGGTCTGGCGCCTGCTGGGCTGGCGGCGTGCGGACGTGCAGGACGTGGTGCAGGACGTGTTTCTGACGGCGTTCAAGAACCTGGCGAAGTTCCGCGGCCAGGCACGGCCGGCCACCTGGCTGTACCGCATCGCGGTCAATCAGTGTCGCCGGCAGCGGCGAAGGCGGTTTCTGCGGCTGCGGTTCTGGAGCGCGACCGAAGCTCTGCCGGCGCGGTCAAGCGGTCCCACGGCGGATGCCGAGATGCGCGCCCGAGTTCGCCGCAGCATCGCGGACCTGCCGCGGCACTATCGCGAGGTGATTGTGCTGCGTTATCTCGAGGGGCTGACTACGCCGGAGATCGCGGTGATCGTCGGCCGTTCGCCGAACGTGGTGGACGTGCGTTTGAACCGGGCGCGGGCCGCGTTGCGCGCGACGCTGGGCCCGCTTGTGCAGGAATGA
- a CDS encoding thiolase domain-containing protein (Catalyzes the synthesis of acetoacetyl coenzyme A from two molecules of acetyl coenzyme A. It can also act as a thiolase, catalyzing the reverse reaction and generating two-carbon units from the four-carbon product of fatty acid oxidation) produces the protein MIKFGPGNLRIPKFQKPVYIVAGGLTDFRKRYPEKNTCELCTEALRMAVEENNLKVDPEQYRRMVNWVVYSQFADHFGDQLLAAAKIHDYLGFDPLGNVEIKTGGATGGSAVLAAAQAVASGYANCVPVVGWERMDEVSTKVGNSYIASAACKDFESELGWMYAAYYALMAKRYQYENNVPHETLAKIACKNHLYAYYSPFAQNPGKYTVTDVLKNEIVSDPLTFLECCVMSVGAAVLLLADEETAYKLTDRPIQLKAICGGSHTLRTADRRHMPILLLPNETEATYQEYFTHKRTEWPGFSSFLAARMAAYLAYNMAGIKDPVQDFDILETHDAFTISDVQTYEDIGLRPYGRGREFIESGEAYFEGKLPTNLSGGLIGTMHAVGATGIFQIVELLWQLQGKYDQFHGDPQMWTRYGKHKPADWKSLQVQKAKRGCAISHAGTGSHVTCAILEKP, from the coding sequence GTGATCAAGTTTGGTCCCGGAAATCTGCGCATTCCGAAGTTCCAGAAGCCGGTTTACATCGTGGCCGGCGGCCTCACCGACTTCCGCAAACGCTACCCCGAGAAGAACACCTGCGAGCTGTGCACCGAGGCCCTGCGGATGGCCGTTGAGGAGAACAACCTCAAGGTTGATCCCGAGCAGTATCGCCGGATGGTGAACTGGGTCGTCTACTCCCAGTTCGCCGACCACTTCGGCGATCAACTGCTCGCGGCCGCCAAGATTCACGACTACCTCGGCTTCGATCCGCTCGGCAACGTCGAGATCAAGACCGGCGGGGCCACCGGCGGGTCGGCGGTGCTGGCCGCGGCGCAGGCGGTGGCGTCGGGCTATGCCAACTGCGTGCCGGTCGTCGGGTGGGAGCGGATGGACGAGGTCTCGACGAAGGTCGGCAACTCGTACATCGCTTCCGCGGCATGCAAGGATTTCGAGAGCGAGCTGGGCTGGATGTACGCCGCGTACTACGCGCTGATGGCGAAGCGCTACCAGTACGAGAACAACGTTCCACACGAGACGCTGGCCAAGATCGCGTGCAAGAACCACCTCTATGCGTACTATTCGCCCTTCGCGCAGAACCCGGGCAAGTACACGGTCACGGATGTGCTCAAGAACGAGATCGTCTCCGACCCGCTGACGTTCCTCGAATGCTGTGTGATGAGCGTTGGCGCGGCGGTGCTGCTGCTCGCCGACGAGGAAACCGCGTACAAGCTCACCGACCGTCCGATTCAGCTCAAGGCCATCTGCGGCGGCTCGCACACGCTGCGCACCGCGGACCGGCGGCACATGCCGATCCTGCTGCTGCCGAATGAGACCGAGGCGACCTACCAGGAGTACTTCACGCACAAGCGCACCGAGTGGCCGGGCTTCAGCTCGTTCCTGGCGGCGCGGATGGCGGCGTACCTGGCGTACAACATGGCCGGCATCAAAGACCCCGTGCAGGACTTCGATATCCTCGAGACGCACGACGCCTTCACCATCAGCGACGTGCAGACCTACGAAGACATCGGGTTGCGACCGTACGGCCGCGGCCGCGAGTTCATCGAGTCCGGCGAGGCGTACTTTGAGGGCAAGCTGCCGACGAACCTGTCCGGCGGCCTGATCGGAACGATGCACGCCGTCGGCGCGACCGGGATCTTCCAGATTGTCGAGCTGCTCTGGCAACTCCAGGGCAAGTACGACCAGTTCCACGGCGATCCGCAGATGTGGACGCGCTATGGCAAGCACAAGCCGGCGGACTGGAAGAGCCTGCAGGTGCAGAAGGCGAAGCGCGGCTGCGCGATCAGCCACGCCGGCACCGGCAGCCACGTGACCTGCGCGATTCTCGAGAAGCCGTAA